The following are from one region of the Dreissena polymorpha isolate Duluth1 chromosome 2, UMN_Dpol_1.0, whole genome shotgun sequence genome:
- the LOC127867939 gene encoding L-threonine 3-dehydrogenase-like, translated as MATTVAAEIPKVMKALIKNAEKESYEYTEIPVPEPEGDEVLIRVDAVSICGSDIALYKWTPMARVIASVPFIPGHESAGTVVKCGPEATLEIGSRVGVENHFYCGDCYQCANDLREICMNMGQYGHGRKTMHGGCSEYSIVSQKFLYKITANLSPEQITMMEPLGVAHNGLERLKVKDEDVLVIGCGPIGLLAQRLAKVMGAKRVIGADIEDWKLKLATDMGTDIVVNTKDNDLKEVIMELTGGAGIGRICECSGVAAVANSCFSYLRKGGRVVLIGLPKQPLHFENPLPDILFKCLTIKTVHGRKIYHTWAAVEALLADRKVDVGHVISHRIPMSQFEDAFKVLFDGSACKIVMDPSK; from the exons ATGGCTACCACGGTTGCCGCAGAGATACCAAAAGTGATGAAAGCGTTGATAAAAAACGCGGAAAAGGAATCTTACGAGTACACGGAGATTCCCGTACCGGAACCGGAAGGGGACGAAGTGCTGATCCGCGTTGACGCCGTCTCGATTTGCGGCTCGGACATCGCGCTGTACAAATGGACGCCGATGGCGCGCGTTATCGCGAGCGTTCCATTCATACCTGGCCACGAGAGTGCTGGAACCGTCGTCAAGTGCGGACCGGAAGCGACACTTGAGATTGGTTCCCGCGTCGGCGTCGAGAATCACTTCTACTGCGGCGACTGCTACCAGTGTGCCAACGACCTTCGGGAGATATGCATGAACATGGGCCAGTACGGTCACGGCCGGAAGACCATGCACGGCGGCTGTTCCGAATACTCGATCGTGTCCCAGAAATTCCTGTACAAGATCACTGCCAACCTAA gCCCCGAGCAGATCACGATGATGGAGCCGCTAGGGGTCGCCCACAACGGCCTTgagaggttaaaggtcaaggacGAGGACGTTCTTGTCATAGGTTGTGGCCCTATAGGGTTGCTCGCGCAGAGACTTGCAAAGGTCATGGGGGCAAAGag AGTGATAGGTGCGGACATCGAAGACTGGAAGCTGAAGCTTGCTACCGATATGGGCACCGACATCGTGGTCAACACTAAAGACAATGACTTGAAAGAG GTCATTATGGAGCTCACGGGCGGGGCGGGCATTGGCCGGATATGCGAGTGTTCCGGTGTGGCTGCCGTCGCCAACTCGTGCTTCTCGTACCTCCGGAAGGGTGGCCGCGTGGTGCTCATTGGCCTGCCTAAGCAGCCTCTGCACTTTGAGAATCCACTTCCGGATATAT TATTTAAGTGTCTGACCATCAAAACTGTGCACGGTCGCAAGATCTACCACACGTGGGCGGCCGTCGAGGCGCTCTTGGCGGACCGGAAGGTGGACGTTGGTCACGTGATCTCGCACCGGATCCCGATGTCACAGTTCGAGGACGCGTTTAAGGTCCTGTTCGACGGTTCTGCATGCAAGATCGTGATGGACCCTTCGAAATAA